One stretch of Methylococcus capsulatus DNA includes these proteins:
- a CDS encoding methyl-accepting chemotaxis protein, giving the protein MASWLEQGTIAGRILRWFLILATVPAIVLTLVTNNLSAEALRDRVQGELMFIALSKAEDVETYAYERIRAAVVLRNDRYLISSINALQKYRLEPGRYAREQQAFDAEVRPVLDFMIENLAFRNLIAFDPRGDVLYQLHPVQQLGKNLFEGQLKESPLAKAVQNATTLLDAEISDFGAYPGGDKPVGYVVTPLFDRGGELVAIIALQLDTDEVFAPLLDYSGLGDTGKTVVGLLDHNEIRIISPLRHQPDAAQKLRIQMGDRRGQGIQKAVLGNRDFGEILDLFEEAVLASWTYLPSFRWGLSVQMDVDEALALVDTQRLVNGGLLALLLIPTALAASLVSRTISRPVGEAIAAAETVAAGDLTANLHSDRNDETGKLLRALGRMTTYLNSLVGQVQKSIIELVSTSNTLTAMNRAQEEDISAFGATTNQIAAASREISATSEELLRTMADVTRMAGSTAEMANAGRNELADMEQVMRTLAESTGSIADKLNAISARASDISTMTTTIKRVAEQTNLLSLNASIEAEKAGESGLGFAVVAREIRRLADQTAVATQDIETVVREMHAAVSVGVMEMDKFSEQVRRGVDETSRISQQFSRIIEQVGELTPRFDAVHEGMRSQSAGALQIRDAMVALSESAMQSAQTLDETNRASQRLEKAIAELRKEIAIFRLS; this is encoded by the coding sequence ATGGCTTCCTGGCTCGAACAAGGCACCATCGCGGGGCGCATACTCCGCTGGTTTCTGATCCTGGCGACGGTTCCCGCCATCGTATTGACCCTGGTCACCAATAACCTTTCCGCGGAGGCGCTGCGCGACCGGGTCCAGGGTGAGCTGATGTTCATCGCCCTTTCCAAGGCCGAGGACGTCGAAACCTATGCCTATGAGCGGATACGGGCGGCGGTGGTGTTGCGCAACGACCGTTATCTGATCTCGTCGATCAACGCCTTGCAGAAGTACCGGCTGGAACCGGGACGTTATGCCAGGGAACAACAAGCATTCGATGCGGAGGTGCGCCCCGTACTGGACTTCATGATCGAAAATCTGGCTTTCAGGAATCTGATCGCCTTCGATCCGCGTGGGGATGTCCTGTATCAGTTGCATCCGGTCCAGCAGCTCGGGAAAAACCTTTTTGAAGGCCAGTTGAAGGAGTCACCGCTTGCCAAAGCGGTGCAGAACGCTACGACGCTGCTCGATGCCGAAATCTCCGATTTCGGCGCCTATCCGGGTGGTGACAAGCCGGTGGGATACGTCGTGACGCCGCTCTTCGACAGGGGGGGAGAGCTTGTCGCTATCATCGCTTTGCAATTGGATACGGATGAGGTGTTCGCGCCGCTCCTGGACTACAGCGGGCTGGGAGATACCGGTAAGACGGTGGTGGGTCTCCTCGACCACAATGAGATACGCATCATTTCGCCGCTGAGACACCAGCCCGATGCGGCGCAGAAGCTCCGTATCCAGATGGGGGACCGCCGAGGCCAGGGTATCCAGAAAGCCGTCCTCGGCAACCGCGATTTCGGGGAAATTCTAGACCTCTTCGAGGAAGCGGTGCTGGCGAGCTGGACATATCTGCCGTCCTTCCGCTGGGGTCTCTCAGTGCAGATGGACGTGGACGAAGCGCTGGCTCTGGTGGACACCCAGCGCCTGGTCAATGGCGGACTGTTGGCGTTGCTGCTGATTCCCACCGCTTTGGCGGCGTCCCTGGTCTCGCGTACCATCTCGCGCCCAGTGGGCGAAGCCATTGCCGCCGCAGAGACGGTCGCCGCCGGTGACCTCACGGCGAATCTCCACAGCGACCGCAACGACGAAACCGGCAAATTGCTCCGGGCTTTGGGGCGGATGACGACCTATCTCAATTCGCTGGTCGGACAGGTGCAGAAATCCATCATTGAGCTGGTGTCGACCTCCAATACGCTGACGGCGATGAACCGGGCCCAGGAGGAAGACATATCGGCCTTCGGCGCGACCACGAATCAGATCGCGGCGGCATCGCGGGAAATCTCGGCGACCTCGGAAGAGCTGTTGCGCACGATGGCGGACGTGACCCGCATGGCCGGCAGCACGGCCGAGATGGCGAATGCAGGACGGAATGAGCTGGCCGACATGGAACAGGTGATGCGCACTCTGGCCGAGTCCACGGGTTCCATCGCCGACAAGCTCAATGCGATCAGTGCGCGTGCCAGTGACATCTCCACCATGACCACTACCATCAAGCGGGTGGCCGAACAAACCAATCTCCTATCGCTCAACGCCTCGATCGAAGCCGAAAAAGCCGGAGAGTCCGGTCTGGGATTCGCCGTCGTCGCCCGTGAGATCCGCCGCCTCGCGGATCAAACCGCCGTGGCCACCCAGGACATCGAGACCGTGGTGCGGGAGATGCATGCCGCAGTATCGGTCGGGGTCATGGAAATGGACAAGTTTTCCGAGCAGGTCCGCCGGGGGGTTGATGAGACCAGCCGGATCAGCCAGCAGTTTTCCCGGATCATCGAACAGGTGGGCGAGCTCACGCCCCGCTTCGATGCCGTGCACGAAGGTATGCGCTCGCAATCGGCCGGCGCGCTCCAGATTCGCGATGCCATGGTGGCCTTGTCGGAAAGTGCGATGCAGTCGGCGCAGACATTGGATGAAACGAACCGGGCCTCGCAGCGGCTGGAGAAGGCGATCGCCGAGCTGCGCAAGGAGATCGCCATTTTCCGTTTGTCGTGA
- a CDS encoding solute carrier family 23 protein, with protein sequence MKRPENIVYWLNDRPPAAIAVFVGLQQMSFLGVYLAISPLFVRTENIGDHDSQILMATTLLVSGIGVMLQAAGRLGIGSGYFCPLQATSASFATMELARLGGGLELAFGMVGVMGAAQVMLGEVFRRLRSVFSVELAGVAVTLIGLGLGYKGVTLLGGIDAPGGLWKHDIAVGFLALAVMIVCNVWSSGSLRLFSAFAGLATGLAVSVLVDGVRPEDAERYKDTPLLALPRLPTFGWAFDPTLIVPYIVLGLAFSLHGFGALAAAQRFNDSEWRRPDMAQISRGIRAEGVSNLIAGLVNSLPLTSSGGAVSLAAATGCTSRHIAFWLGGILIALAFVPKITMLWFVLPVPVIGAAAVFLSSFTLLAGLQMIASRMLDNRKILTVGIGLLLGISHEPLKHYYREELPAFLVPVTQSSVALGVAGATLLSGVFRIGAGTRQRRSFVLGESQLDDVVGYLDRQGRAWGARADVVRRSEYAIWQAFEILHDHGFVARNEQGQGVVEVETLVDEFTFTVVARYRGEVIPVSTHAPSHEALLESDKGILEMAGYLLYKLADRVRSRELSNGLAELRLTFVE encoded by the coding sequence ATGAAGCGGCCCGAGAACATCGTCTATTGGCTGAACGACAGACCGCCGGCCGCGATCGCCGTGTTCGTGGGTCTGCAGCAGATGTCGTTTTTGGGCGTTTATCTCGCGATTTCACCACTGTTCGTGAGGACCGAGAACATCGGTGACCACGATTCACAGATTCTGATGGCGACCACGCTCCTGGTTTCCGGCATCGGAGTGATGTTGCAGGCGGCCGGGCGGCTGGGTATCGGTTCCGGCTACTTTTGCCCGTTGCAGGCCACTTCGGCATCGTTTGCGACCATGGAACTGGCGCGGCTTGGCGGAGGGCTGGAACTTGCTTTCGGCATGGTGGGCGTGATGGGGGCGGCGCAGGTCATGTTGGGGGAGGTGTTCCGGCGGCTGCGCAGCGTATTTTCGGTCGAACTCGCTGGCGTGGCGGTGACCTTGATCGGCCTGGGCCTCGGTTACAAGGGGGTCACCCTGCTCGGCGGCATCGATGCGCCCGGAGGGCTATGGAAGCACGACATCGCCGTCGGATTTCTCGCGCTTGCAGTCATGATCGTTTGCAATGTCTGGTCGTCCGGCAGCCTGCGCTTGTTTTCGGCATTTGCCGGCTTGGCTACAGGTTTGGCCGTCAGTGTCCTGGTCGACGGCGTTCGGCCTGAAGACGCCGAGCGCTACAAGGATACGCCTCTGTTGGCGCTACCCCGGTTGCCCACCTTCGGCTGGGCATTCGACCCGACGCTGATCGTGCCGTATATTGTGCTGGGTCTGGCTTTTTCCCTGCACGGATTCGGCGCTCTCGCCGCCGCCCAGCGTTTCAACGATTCGGAATGGCGGCGTCCCGACATGGCGCAGATTTCGCGGGGCATCCGTGCCGAAGGGGTTTCCAACCTCATTGCTGGGTTGGTGAACAGTCTGCCGCTCACCTCAAGCGGCGGCGCCGTCTCCCTCGCCGCCGCCACCGGTTGTACCAGCCGCCATATCGCCTTTTGGCTCGGTGGTATCCTGATCGCCCTGGCCTTCGTACCCAAGATCACAATGTTGTGGTTCGTGCTGCCCGTGCCGGTGATCGGGGCGGCGGCGGTGTTTCTGTCATCCTTCACCCTGCTGGCCGGCTTGCAGATGATCGCATCGCGTATGCTCGACAACCGTAAGATTCTTACCGTTGGCATCGGCTTGTTGCTGGGGATCAGTCATGAGCCTTTGAAGCACTATTACCGTGAAGAACTGCCTGCCTTTCTGGTGCCGGTGACCCAGTCGAGCGTCGCTCTTGGGGTGGCCGGTGCGACGTTGCTGTCGGGGGTGTTCCGCATCGGCGCAGGGACGCGGCAGCGGCGATCGTTTGTCCTGGGGGAATCGCAGCTCGACGACGTCGTCGGTTACCTGGATCGGCAGGGCCGGGCCTGGGGCGCTCGCGCCGATGTCGTGCGACGCAGCGAATATGCGATATGGCAGGCGTTCGAGATTCTCCATGATCACGGTTTCGTGGCTCGGAACGAACAAGGTCAGGGCGTCGTAGAGGTGGAAACCCTGGTGGACGAATTCACGTTCACCGTCGTCGCCCGCTACCGCGGCGAGGTGATACCGGTCTCCACCCATGCCCCCAGCCACGAGGCGCTGCTGGAGTCCGACAAGGGGATTCTGGAAATGGCGGGCTATCTGCTTTACAAGCTTGCAGACAGGGTGCGTTCGCGTGAGCTTTCCAATGGGCTGGCGGAGCTGCGCCTGACTTTCGTCGAATGA
- the ribD gene encoding bifunctional diaminohydroxyphosphoribosylaminopyrimidine deaminase/5-amino-6-(5-phosphoribosylamino)uracil reductase RibD codes for MVPSSDAVNWFPEDHRFMAHALRLAEKGLYTTDPNPRVGCVLVQGNEVVGEGWHQRAGGPHAEIVALRDAGERARDATAYVTLEPCSHHGRTPPCADALIEAGVRRVAVAMQDPNPRVAGRGLERLRRAGIDVSCGLLWQEAERLNPGFIKRMRSGLPFVRSKLAMSLDGRTALASGESKWITGEVARQDVHRLRARSSAIVTGIGTVRADDPLLSARPDEATDLEQPARVILDSRLRSPANARVFRQAGRTLVLTTASDPPARQALLNAGAEVLEVQPDAAGRPELTAVLRLLGRMEFNEVLFEAGATLNGALLLAGVVDEWTVYLAPCVLGDEARGLFRLPGLAGMADRQELAIVDARRVGRDMRLILRPCG; via the coding sequence ATGGTCCCTTCGTCTGATGCCGTGAACTGGTTTCCCGAAGATCACCGCTTCATGGCGCACGCCTTGCGCCTGGCCGAAAAGGGTTTGTATACGACCGATCCCAATCCGCGGGTGGGTTGCGTCCTGGTGCAAGGAAACGAGGTGGTCGGCGAAGGCTGGCATCAAAGGGCCGGCGGCCCTCATGCCGAGATCGTGGCGCTGCGGGATGCCGGGGAGCGGGCTAGGGATGCCACGGCCTATGTGACGTTGGAGCCCTGTTCGCATCACGGCCGCACGCCGCCCTGCGCCGATGCCCTGATCGAGGCGGGCGTGCGCCGTGTGGCCGTGGCCATGCAGGATCCCAATCCGCGGGTGGCCGGACGAGGTCTCGAACGGCTGCGGCGGGCCGGCATCGACGTCTCCTGTGGTTTGCTGTGGCAGGAGGCGGAGCGCCTGAATCCAGGCTTCATCAAGCGGATGCGTTCGGGGTTGCCATTCGTCCGGAGTAAACTGGCGATGAGCCTCGACGGGCGGACCGCCCTGGCGTCCGGTGAGAGCAAATGGATCACCGGCGAAGTGGCACGGCAAGACGTCCATCGCCTGAGGGCGCGCAGCTCCGCCATCGTCACCGGGATCGGCACCGTGCGGGCCGACGATCCTTTGCTCTCCGCCCGGCCGGATGAAGCGACCGATCTGGAGCAGCCGGCGCGAGTGATTCTGGACAGCCGTCTGCGCTCACCAGCGAACGCACGGGTTTTCCGGCAGGCCGGCCGTACGCTGGTGCTGACCACGGCGAGCGATCCTCCGGCTCGGCAAGCACTGCTCAATGCCGGCGCCGAAGTGCTGGAGGTGCAGCCCGATGCCGCGGGGAGACCGGAACTGACGGCCGTTCTGCGCCTGCTGGGACGGATGGAGTTCAACGAGGTGCTTTTCGAAGCCGGTGCTACCCTGAACGGAGCGCTACTGTTGGCTGGCGTGGTCGATGAGTGGACCGTTTATCTCGCCCCTTGTGTTTTGGGGGACGAGGCGCGTGGACTGTTCCGGCTGCCCGGTCTGGCCGGGATGGCGGACCGCCAGGAACTGGCGATCGTGGATGCACGGCGGGTCGGCAGGGACATGCGGCTGATCCTGCGGCCGTGCGGCTGA
- a CDS encoding ABC transporter substrate-binding protein → MRKLVGWASAFVIVAALAGAWGFREHARPPIRIGILHSLTGAMAISEKSAVDAELMAIDEINAGGGLLGRRVEAVVADGASDWGTFARQAGRLITEEKVCAIIGCWTSACRKNVKPVVEKYNHLLIYPMAYEGLEISKNIIYTGLSPNQQIVPALKWSLDKLGRRVFLVGSDYVWPHSVNAVLRDWIKGLDGEIVGEEYVFFGSSDVAGAVGKIAALRPNVVISTIAGESNLAFYRALREAGIQAKDVPVVSLSVGEEELRDIPPQDAAGHYSAWGYFQAVAREENTAFVRRFRDRYGQDRVTADFPETAYFSILLWAEAVREAGSPEAALVNEYILGQSLNAPEGVVTIDPSTRHTWRSFNIGRILDNGQVEIVWSTDHPIRPVPYPRTRSRREWENFLNELYLRWNHNWANPVPPVATAGRKDRQR, encoded by the coding sequence ATGAGAAAGCTGGTCGGTTGGGCTTCGGCGTTCGTGATCGTGGCCGCATTGGCGGGCGCATGGGGCTTTCGCGAACATGCCCGGCCGCCTATCAGGATTGGCATACTGCATTCGCTGACCGGCGCCATGGCCATCAGCGAGAAATCAGCGGTGGATGCTGAACTCATGGCGATCGACGAAATCAATGCCGGGGGTGGCCTGCTGGGGCGTCGCGTCGAAGCGGTGGTGGCCGACGGCGCATCGGATTGGGGTACTTTCGCCAGGCAGGCGGGCAGGTTGATCACCGAGGAAAAGGTCTGCGCGATCATCGGTTGCTGGACTTCGGCCTGCAGAAAAAACGTCAAGCCGGTGGTGGAAAAATACAACCATCTGCTGATCTACCCCATGGCCTATGAGGGTCTGGAGATTTCCAAGAACATCATCTACACGGGGCTGTCCCCCAACCAGCAGATCGTCCCCGCCCTGAAATGGAGCCTGGACAAGCTGGGACGGCGGGTTTTCCTGGTGGGGTCGGATTACGTCTGGCCGCACAGCGTCAATGCCGTATTGCGGGACTGGATCAAGGGGCTGGACGGCGAAATCGTGGGCGAGGAATACGTTTTCTTCGGCAGCAGCGACGTCGCCGGCGCGGTCGGGAAAATCGCCGCCCTGCGTCCGAATGTCGTCATCAGCACGATTGCGGGAGAATCGAATCTGGCTTTCTACCGTGCGCTGCGGGAAGCCGGTATCCAGGCGAAAGACGTCCCTGTGGTGTCGCTTTCGGTGGGGGAGGAGGAACTCCGCGATATTCCGCCGCAGGATGCTGCCGGGCATTATTCGGCCTGGGGTTATTTTCAGGCGGTGGCCCGCGAGGAAAACACCGCGTTCGTCCGGCGTTTCCGGGATCGCTACGGCCAGGACCGGGTGACGGCGGATTTCCCCGAGACGGCCTATTTCAGCATATTGCTTTGGGCCGAGGCGGTGCGGGAGGCGGGATCGCCCGAGGCCGCTCTGGTGAACGAATACATTCTCGGCCAGAGTCTCAATGCCCCCGAGGGCGTGGTGACGATCGATCCTTCCACCCGCCACACCTGGCGGTCGTTCAACATCGGGCGCATCCTCGACAATGGCCAGGTCGAAATCGTCTGGTCGACGGATCACCCCATCAGGCCCGTGCCCTATCCCCGAACCCGCAGCAGACGGGAGTGGGAAAATTTTCTCAATGAACTCTATCTGCGCTGGAACCATAACTGGGCGAATCCCGTGCCTCCCGTGGCGACCGCCGGACGCAAGGACAGGCAGCGGTGA
- the nrdR gene encoding transcriptional regulator NrdR: protein MRCPFCGAQDTRVVDSRLSQEGDQVRRRRECGECRERFTTYESAELNMPRVVKSDGSRQPFREEKLRAGMLRALEKRPVSSDRVEAAITRIKKRLLARGEREVQSRLVGEYVMSELSQLDDVAYVRFASVYRRFEDINQFREVIDRLESEPDSETAGRQADAFDA, encoded by the coding sequence GTGCGGTGTCCTTTCTGCGGTGCTCAAGATACCCGAGTCGTGGATTCCCGGTTGTCGCAGGAGGGGGACCAGGTGCGTCGTCGCCGCGAATGCGGCGAGTGCAGGGAGCGCTTCACCACCTATGAGTCAGCCGAGCTCAACATGCCCAGGGTAGTGAAATCGGATGGCAGCCGGCAGCCGTTCCGCGAGGAGAAGCTGCGGGCGGGTATGTTGCGTGCCCTGGAAAAACGCCCCGTATCCAGCGACCGGGTGGAAGCCGCCATTACCCGTATCAAAAAGCGCCTCCTTGCGAGGGGTGAGCGTGAGGTACAGTCCCGACTGGTCGGCGAATACGTGATGAGCGAGCTCAGCCAGCTCGACGACGTGGCGTACGTCCGATTCGCCTCGGTCTACCGCCGGTTCGAGGACATCAACCAGTTTCGTGAAGTGATCGACCGCCTGGAAAGCGAGCCGGATTCGGAAACCGCCGGCAGGCAGGCGGATGCTTTCGATGCCTAA
- a CDS encoding STAS domain-containing protein, producing the protein MLDITCETRGGMLVAHLSGRIDAAASRAFEEQALAWLETGNRDLVMDLSSISYISSAGLRVFLLIAKKLKEAEGSVKLCALTPAVNDVFEISGFSRLFSIYPSLEHVT; encoded by the coding sequence ATGCTAGATATTACTTGTGAAACCCGGGGCGGGATGCTTGTCGCGCACCTGAGCGGCCGTATCGACGCCGCCGCGTCCCGTGCCTTCGAAGAACAGGCGCTGGCCTGGCTGGAGACGGGGAACCGCGACCTGGTGATGGATCTTTCATCCATCAGCTACATCAGCAGCGCCGGTTTACGGGTCTTTCTGCTGATCGCCAAGAAACTCAAGGAAGCGGAAGGTTCGGTGAAACTCTGCGCCTTGACCCCGGCGGTCAACGATGTTTTCGAGATCAGCGGATTCAGTCGGCTGTTTTCGATCTATCCGTCGTTGGAACATGTGACCTGA
- a CDS encoding carbonic anhydrase, whose product MQESDSEGKEEGGVEDSCCDLERFISGVQGFKERFYGHYPEHMQQLVEQGQRPVALMIACSDSRVDPALLMNVAPGDLFVVRNVANLVPPYHASLAPDGVGAALEYAVRHLHVPHIIVLGHAQCGGIKALLDMATGAKFESDFIGEWVSMAMDACWQYVPDASGEGLRQVSLERLKDYAYLVERAAIQGSLGNLLTYPWVREAVEKGRLFLQGWWFDLESGDLWVTTGDNSQFLPVAD is encoded by the coding sequence GTGCAAGAGTCTGACAGCGAAGGCAAGGAGGAAGGCGGGGTTGAAGACTCCTGCTGCGATCTCGAACGTTTCATTTCCGGCGTCCAAGGGTTCAAGGAACGTTTTTACGGCCACTACCCGGAACACATGCAGCAGCTCGTCGAGCAGGGGCAGCGTCCGGTCGCGCTCATGATCGCCTGCAGCGATTCACGGGTCGATCCGGCTTTGCTCATGAACGTGGCGCCAGGTGATCTGTTCGTAGTGCGCAACGTCGCCAATCTCGTGCCGCCCTACCATGCCTCATTGGCCCCCGATGGGGTGGGTGCGGCGCTCGAATACGCCGTCCGTCATCTCCATGTGCCCCATATCATCGTTCTCGGGCATGCCCAGTGCGGTGGCATCAAAGCCTTGCTCGACATGGCAACCGGAGCCAAGTTCGAGAGCGACTTCATCGGCGAGTGGGTATCTATGGCCATGGACGCTTGCTGGCAGTATGTGCCGGATGCCAGCGGGGAGGGGCTCAGGCAGGTCTCTCTGGAGCGGCTGAAAGACTATGCCTATCTGGTGGAGCGCGCGGCCATTCAGGGATCTCTAGGGAATCTGCTGACTTATCCATGGGTCCGGGAGGCGGTGGAGAAGGGGCGGCTTTTCCTGCAGGGCTGGTGGTTCGATCTCGAATCCGGAGACCTGTGGGTGACCACCGGTGACAATTCGCAGTTCCTCCCCGTCGCCGACTGA
- a CDS encoding ATP-binding protein produces MEPNQPDVQCAKFERTIEAGIAPLIEVMEQLEAFCSAAGVPEPVTVQLNLVLEELATNTIKYGYPAGERGEIGVCLTLHGSRASLTVTDDGDEFDPTIAPSPDIHSKLEERAIGGLGILLVMRMMDSIGYRRCDGKNVVSVTKRLTAVAGEQAGA; encoded by the coding sequence ATGGAACCGAACCAGCCCGACGTGCAATGCGCCAAGTTCGAGCGCACCATCGAAGCCGGCATAGCGCCACTGATCGAGGTCATGGAGCAGCTGGAAGCATTCTGCTCGGCTGCGGGCGTACCCGAACCAGTCACGGTCCAGTTGAATCTGGTATTGGAAGAGTTGGCGACCAATACCATCAAATACGGATACCCAGCGGGTGAGCGGGGGGAAATCGGCGTTTGCCTCACCCTCCACGGCAGCCGCGCCTCCCTCACCGTCACCGACGATGGCGATGAGTTCGACCCCACGATCGCCCCGTCTCCCGATATCCACAGCAAGCTGGAGGAACGCGCCATCGGCGGCCTGGGGATTCTCCTGGTGATGAGGATGATGGATTCGATCGGCTACCGGCGCTGCGATGGAAAAAATGTCGTGTCGGTGACCAAGCGTCTAACCGCTGTGGCGGGCGAGCAAGCCGGGGCTTAG
- the glyA gene encoding serine hydroxymethyltransferase, with translation MFSKGMEIAGFDDELWAAIQDEERRQEDHIELIASENYASPRVMQAQGTALTNKYAEGYPGKRYYGGCEYVDVVETLAIERAKQLFGADYANVQPHSGSQANAAVYMALLNPGDTVLGMSLAHGGHLTHGAKVNFSGKLYNAIQYGLQPETGEIDYRQVEELAREHRPKMIVAGFSAYSQVVDWQRFRAIAESVGAWLMVDMAHVAGLVAAGLYPNPVPIADVTTTTTHKTLRGPRGGLILAKANPDLEKKLNSLVFPGIQGGPLMHVIAAKAVALKEAMQPDFKHYQAAVMVNADAMAKTFSHRGYRIVSGGTRNHLFLVDLSEKGLTGKLAEEVLGKAHITVNKNAVPNDPQSPFVTSGIRVGTPAVTTRGFGVEECRLLAGWMCDVLDHPGDETVIGQVREEVTDLCRRFPVYAD, from the coding sequence ATGTTCAGCAAGGGTATGGAGATTGCCGGATTCGACGACGAACTGTGGGCTGCGATCCAGGACGAGGAACGCAGGCAGGAGGACCACATCGAGCTGATCGCATCCGAGAACTATGCCAGCCCGCGGGTGATGCAGGCTCAAGGGACTGCGCTAACCAACAAATATGCGGAAGGGTACCCGGGCAAGCGCTATTACGGCGGCTGTGAGTACGTGGACGTCGTGGAGACTCTGGCCATCGAGCGTGCCAAACAGCTGTTCGGGGCCGATTACGCCAATGTCCAGCCGCATTCGGGTTCGCAGGCCAATGCCGCCGTCTACATGGCCTTGTTGAATCCGGGCGATACGGTGCTGGGCATGAGCCTGGCACACGGCGGACATCTGACCCACGGCGCCAAGGTCAATTTTTCAGGCAAGCTTTACAATGCCATCCAGTATGGGCTGCAGCCGGAGACCGGCGAAATCGACTACCGGCAGGTCGAAGAGCTGGCCCGGGAGCATCGCCCGAAGATGATCGTGGCGGGCTTCTCCGCCTACTCCCAGGTGGTCGACTGGCAGCGTTTCCGCGCGATCGCCGAGTCGGTCGGCGCCTGGCTCATGGTCGACATGGCCCACGTCGCCGGACTGGTCGCGGCCGGTCTATATCCCAATCCGGTGCCGATCGCCGACGTGACGACCACCACCACACACAAGACCCTCCGTGGTCCGCGGGGCGGCCTGATTCTGGCCAAGGCCAACCCCGACCTCGAGAAAAAGCTCAACTCACTGGTTTTTCCCGGCATTCAGGGTGGTCCGCTGATGCATGTGATCGCGGCGAAGGCCGTGGCACTGAAGGAAGCCATGCAGCCGGATTTCAAGCACTACCAGGCTGCAGTGATGGTGAACGCCGACGCCATGGCGAAGACCTTCAGCCATCGCGGCTACCGCATCGTGTCCGGCGGCACCCGGAATCATCTGTTCCTGGTCGATCTGAGCGAAAAAGGACTCACCGGCAAGCTGGCCGAAGAAGTGTTGGGCAAGGCGCATATCACCGTCAACAAGAATGCGGTGCCGAACGACCCGCAGTCCCCCTTCGTGACCAGCGGTATCCGGGTGGGTACCCCCGCCGTGACGACGCGTGGCTTCGGGGTCGAGGAATGCCGTTTGCTGGCGGGCTGGATGTGCGATGTGTTGGACCATCCCGGAGACGAAACGGTCATCGGTCAAGTGCGTGAAGAGGTGACCGATCTGTGCCGGCGTTTCCCGGTCTATGCCGATTGA
- the pdxJ gene encoding pyridoxine 5'-phosphate synthase, giving the protein MKSKQAIRLGVNIDHVATIRQARHTSYPSVLHAAFVAEQAGAEGITAHLREDRRHIQDRDIELLRDHIETRLNLEMAVTDEMVAIACRVRPHACCLVPERREELTTEGGLDVAGHLDRIGEACRHLGDAGIEVSLFIDPDPPQIEAAARAGAPVIELHTGRYADAETDRERSAELEKLRHAAAVAEALGLQVNAGHGLTYANVGAICRIPQIVELNIGHAIIARALFSGLEKAVADMVDIMRRARYK; this is encoded by the coding sequence GTGAAATCCAAGCAAGCCATCAGACTAGGCGTCAACATCGACCACGTGGCGACGATCCGGCAGGCGCGGCACACTTCTTACCCTTCGGTCCTGCACGCCGCCTTCGTCGCCGAACAGGCTGGTGCCGAAGGGATCACCGCTCATCTGCGCGAAGACCGCCGGCACATCCAGGACCGGGATATCGAGCTGCTTCGTGACCACATCGAGACCCGGCTCAATCTCGAGATGGCCGTTACCGACGAAATGGTTGCCATTGCCTGCCGTGTGAGACCCCACGCCTGCTGCCTGGTGCCGGAAAGACGGGAGGAGCTCACGACCGAGGGAGGGCTGGACGTAGCGGGGCATTTGGACCGGATCGGCGAAGCGTGCCGCCACCTCGGCGACGCCGGCATCGAGGTGTCTCTGTTCATCGACCCGGATCCCCCCCAGATCGAGGCGGCAGCCCGCGCCGGTGCGCCGGTGATCGAACTGCACACCGGCCGTTACGCGGATGCGGAGACCGACCGGGAACGATCCGCCGAGTTGGAAAAACTACGCCATGCCGCGGCGGTGGCAGAGGCATTGGGACTGCAGGTCAATGCGGGACATGGCCTGACCTACGCCAATGTGGGCGCGATCTGCCGCATTCCGCAAATCGTCGAGCTGAACATCGGTCATGCCATCATCGCCCGGGCGTTGTTCTCGGGGCTAGAAAAAGCCGTGGCGGACATGGTGGACATCATGCGGAGGGCCCGGTACAAATGA